The Tenebrio molitor chromosome 5, icTenMoli1.1, whole genome shotgun sequence genome segment CAACTCGTCTTCGCCCCTCGACAACAAAAACCTCACCTACAGCATCCCTTCCAGTAAGTCTCGATGTTTCCAGTCGCGAGTCTCAGCCTCGCTTTGCAGAGACTTGGTGGCCATGGTGCGACTACTGGAAGGAGCCCCAAAACATCCTCTTCCAGATGGCCAACATGTGCTTCGTGCTCGCCTACTCGTCCACGTGTTCGAAGAAGGGGGTGCTCTTCATGCACTGCTGGCTCATCCTCGGTACCTCCGCACCTCTGGCGAGACCCCAAACTAACCGGTAGTTTCAAGGCTTGATGCTGTTCGCCGCGTGGGCCTGGAACATAATCTGCGCCCCCGACGTCTTCACCTGGAACTTCGCCTTCATGCTGATGAACATGGCGCAAGTCTTCCACATCTTGTACCAGCTGAGGCCTGTCAAGTTCGACCCGGAACTCGAAGAAGCCTACCACTCGCTCTTCGAGCCCTTCAAAGTACCACTCCTCGCTCTCCGGAGAGTCTTTTAACGCTAGAATCAGCTTTCCAGGCTCCAGTTCAAGAGGATGGTCGGTGCGGAGTTCGCACAGGTGATGTCACTGCACGCCGGTGAGGCTTACGCGGTGCAGAATCTAACAAGAACGGATCGACTAGGTCTTCTGCTCTGCGGAAAGGTCAACGTCCTGTCGGACAACCAGTTCCTGCACCCGATTCTACCCTGCGAGTTCCTGGACTCGCCAGAATTCGAGTCCAGCAGGAACACGGTGGATGACAAGTTC includes the following:
- the LOC138132035 gene encoding popeye domain-containing protein 3-like → MRAFIDQPFSKMPEFAGLQHNEERPHILVVGTGDHNSSSPLDNKNLTYSIPSKTWWPWCDYWKEPQNILFQMANMCFVLAYSSTCSKKGVLFMHCWLILGLMLFAAWAWNIICAPDVFTWNFAFMLMNMAQVFHILYQLRPVKFDPELEEAYHSLFEPFKLSRLQFKRMVGAEFAQVMSLHAGEAYAVQNLTRTDRLGLLLCGKVNVLSDNQFLHPILPCEFLDSPEFESSRNTVDDKFKVSIVAASTCRYLYWQRSALEYLFVKDTYVATVLTTLIARDIATKLYAMNNKIVTAKGSHLDIRLPSITSSLTSSGEYKSPIRTKKTEGMCPLSPGTFSNDSSRYRSYEKFKENGNLSQNCYLSEMEPLTELPSNDDLTSNDVESWLETSSKYHSCEVVDMD